A genomic stretch from Candidatus Thermoplasmatota archaeon includes:
- the purB gene encoding adenylosuccinate lyase: MEVCPLDFRYGRDEMKAIFSEESRLQALLDVEAALAWAHAGVGNIPGKDAVAIQNAAKVKIVSVDAVKKEEEKTKHDIAALVRVLAKKSGPSGAYVHLGATSSDINDTATALQMKEVIRILNKNLRDLKKIFVDLAKKHKDTVMLGRTHGLAAVPITFGLKMAVFAAETNRHIRRLKQCMPRICVGKMLGAVGTGASLGKGALIIQKRMMEELELGVEEGPTQIVGRDRYVEFISVLAGIATSMEKFATEVRSLQRTEVGEVEEHFGREQLGSSTMAQKRNPITSENICGLARVVRGYIHPTYENVLLWHERDLTNSSAERFIIPHVCILTDDIVAKTAKVYSSLIVNEERMLENIEATKGQAMVEAVMTALVNKGMNRQKAYKLTRKCAGWARKRDEHLLGVLRRDKMVLRYLTGWEIEKTMDPANYLGSSKKIIANIVRKSRG; encoded by the coding sequence TTGGAGGTCTGTCCTTTGGATTTTAGGTACGGCAGAGACGAGATGAAAGCCATCTTCAGCGAGGAGTCCAGGCTCCAGGCCCTGCTGGACGTGGAGGCCGCTCTCGCCTGGGCACATGCGGGAGTCGGAAATATACCTGGTAAGGACGCAGTCGCGATACAAAACGCCGCGAAAGTCAAGATCGTATCTGTCGACGCAGTAAAGAAAGAGGAGGAGAAGACCAAGCACGACATCGCTGCCCTGGTCCGAGTTCTAGCCAAGAAGAGCGGCCCCTCAGGAGCGTACGTCCATCTCGGGGCGACGAGCAGCGACATAAACGATACGGCGACGGCGCTGCAGATGAAGGAAGTCATTCGCATCCTCAATAAGAATCTCCGCGACCTGAAGAAGATCTTCGTGGACCTCGCTAAGAAGCACAAGGACACGGTGATGCTCGGTCGCACCCACGGTCTTGCGGCGGTCCCCATAACCTTCGGTCTCAAGATGGCTGTCTTCGCCGCGGAGACGAACCGCCACATTAGAAGGCTCAAGCAATGCATGCCCAGGATATGCGTGGGCAAGATGCTCGGTGCCGTTGGGACCGGTGCCTCACTTGGCAAAGGAGCGCTCATCATTCAGAAAAGGATGATGGAGGAATTGGAGCTGGGAGTGGAGGAAGGCCCGACACAAATAGTAGGGCGGGACAGATACGTGGAGTTCATCTCGGTCCTGGCGGGAATAGCAACGTCGATGGAGAAGTTCGCCACTGAGGTTCGCAGCCTTCAGCGCACGGAGGTGGGAGAGGTGGAGGAGCACTTCGGACGCGAACAACTGGGAAGCTCCACGATGGCGCAGAAGAGGAACCCCATCACATCTGAGAACATTTGCGGTCTTGCCAGGGTCGTTCGCGGATACATCCATCCCACGTACGAGAATGTCCTGCTCTGGCATGAGAGGGATCTGACGAATTCGAGTGCGGAGAGGTTCATCATCCCGCATGTGTGCATTCTCACGGACGATATAGTCGCCAAGACTGCCAAGGTCTACAGCAGTCTGATCGTGAACGAGGAAAGGATGCTTGAGAACATAGAGGCCACAAAGGGTCAGGCCATGGTCGAGGCAGTCATGACCGCTCTCGTGAACAAAGGAATGAACAGGCAGAAGGCTTACAAACTCACCAGGAAGTGCGCGGGATGGGCGAGGAAGAGGGATGAGCATCTCTTGGGCGTGCTCCGCAGGGACAAGATGGTTCTGAGATACTTGACCGGGTGGGAGATAGAAAAAACGATGGACCCCGCCAACTACCTGGGATCCTCTAAGAAGATCATTGCCAATATAGTGAGAAAATCGAGGGGCTAG